A stretch of the Diprion similis isolate iyDipSimi1 chromosome 14, iyDipSimi1.1, whole genome shotgun sequence genome encodes the following:
- the LOC124414739 gene encoding cx9C motif-containing protein 4, producing the protein MSTKDPCKQFACKLQKCLKENVYQPARCEEVIEELRQCCIKHSTKSLVCDGIDTSKPYEHNTVDYRKTTKRI; encoded by the exons ATGTCAACTAAGGATCCCTGCAAACAATTCGCGTGCAAGCTGCAGAAGTGTTTAAAAG AGAACGTTTATCAGCCTGCTCGCTGCGAGGAAGTGATCGAAGAATTACGCCAGTGTTGTATTAAACACTCTACCAAATCCCTCGTTTGCGATGGTATAGACACATCAAAACCCTACGAGCACAATACCGTCGATTAC AGAAAAACTACCAAAAGAATATGA
- the LOC124414738 gene encoding GPI mannosyltransferase 1 translates to MAEKRFALHCCAAFAARLVLVAYSNFHDKNFNVSYTDVDYKVFTDAARHITEGNSPYDRDTYRYTPFIAMILIPNVIICQEFGKIVFSLFDILISILIRQILLGQKFNDKTSSFCSFLWLYNPLAMVISTRGNADSLAVFFVLLVAYYLQKDNYWLAGILHGFSIHLRLYPLAFSLAMYLALRKSNSLIIFPNKKQVALVLSCVLSLLTWTSLSYYFYGYKFLYESFLYHLIRKDARHNFSVYFYMLYLSANEAPGIWQRVFTFLPQLILLIGLSFSYSSKRNLSFSMLTQAIVMVTYNPVMTSQYFFWFLSLLPVCLPRLKMSISRCVILASAWIIAQSIWLFTAYLLEFKGFNSFIYIWLAGLLFFIVNIKVLIDVMNSYHSTMDDEKNQ, encoded by the coding sequence ATGGCAGAAAAACGTTTCGCGCTCCATTGCTGCGCTGCCTTTGCAGCGAGATTAGTTCTTGTCGCCTATTCCAATTTCCACGATAAGAATTTCAACGTCTCATACACTGATGTTGATTATAAGGTGTTTACCGATGCAGCGAGACACATCACCGAAGGTAATTCGCCTTACGATCGCGACACGTATCGTTACACTCCATTTATCGCCATGATTTTGATTCCCAATGTTATCATCTGCCAGGAATTTGGTAAAAtcgttttttccctctttgATATACTGATCAGTATTCTGATAAGGCAGATACTGCTGGGACAAAAGTTTAACGATAAAACATCAAGCTTCTGCAGTTTCTTGTGGCTCTATAATCCTCTGGCGATGGTAATATCGACACGGGGAAACGCGGACTCTTTAGCAGTGTTTTTTGTACTCTTGGTAGCGTACTATTTGCAGAAGGATAATTATTGGCTTGCGGGAATCCTCCACGGATTTTCTATACATCTTAGATTGTATCCCTTAGCTTTTAGCTTGGCGATGTATTTGGCATTGAGAAAATCTAACAGTCTAATCATTTTTCCAAACAAAAAGCAAGTCGCTTTAGTTCTGAGTTGCGTTTTATCGCTTCTCACTTGGACGTCGTTGAGCTACTATTTTTATGGCTATAAATTCCTTTACGAAAGTTTTCTGTATCACTTAATTCGCAAAGATGCTCGACACAATTTCTCTGTGTATTTTTACATGCTTTATCTTTCCGCCAACGAAGCTCCTGGCATATGGCAAAGAGTCTTCACATTCTTACCCCAATTAATTCTACTAATCGGTTTGTCCTTCTCGTATTCCTCAAAACGGAATCTTTCCTTTTCAATGCTAACTCAAGCCATTGTCATGGTAACTTATAATCCTGTTATGACGTCCCAATATTTCTTCTGGTTTTTATCCCTTTTGCCAGTGTGCTTACCTCGCTTAAAAATGAGCATCTCAAGATGTGTGATCTTGGCCTCCGCATGGATCATCGCGCAAAGTATTTGGCTGTTCACTGCCTACTTGCTAGAGTTCAAAGGGTTCAATTCTTTTATCTACATATGGCTAGCcggacttttattttttatcgttaataTCAAAGTTTTGATCGACGTCATGAATAGTTACCATTCGACTatggatgatgaaaaaaatcagtag